The following coding sequences are from one Dehalococcoidia bacterium window:
- a CDS encoding group 1 truncated hemoglobin, whose product MARSTRRSLYQAIGGAPVLEKVVDAFYLRVLGNARLAAFFAHTDLEELKRHQREFLGLVLHGPEQYTGRSMHEAHAGRGITAADFDRMLIYFNEAFAIAGVPEPLVARALAAVAPYRQEIVAQ is encoded by the coding sequence TTGGCGCGAAGCACGCGGAGGAGCCTCTATCAGGCGATCGGCGGCGCGCCGGTGCTCGAAAAGGTGGTCGATGCGTTCTATCTGCGCGTGCTTGGCAACGCGCGGCTGGCCGCGTTCTTCGCGCACACGGACCTGGAGGAGTTGAAGCGGCACCAGCGCGAGTTCCTCGGCCTGGTGCTGCACGGGCCGGAGCAATACACGGGGCGCTCGATGCACGAGGCGCACGCGGGCCGTGGCATCACCGCAGCCGACTTCGATCGTATGCTGATCTACTTCAACGAAGCGTTCGCCATCGCCGGCGTGCCGGAGCCGCTGGTCGCACGGGCGCTGGCAGCGGTTGCGCCATACCGGCAGGAGATCGTGGCGCAATAG
- a CDS encoding SDR family NAD(P)-dependent oxidoreductase: MQDLAGKVAVITGGASGIGLATARRFAREGLKIVIADIEQAPLDAAARGLEAAGAEALGVRTDVGKLEDVQRLAERTVQRFGKVHVVFNNAGVNRAGPIQEMTHADWQWVLQVNLWGVIHGVEVFVPRLLEQGEGGHIVNTASFAGLIPNQGLGVYCVSKYGVLGLSEVLFRDLSAYGIGVSVLCPMVVNTNIRFAGRNRQPEFGGPVAAPTRSEEEQEAVVGRHIEPDEVAELVLKGVRENRLYIHTHAEARGFIQRRFNRIDRAFTDAGLV, translated from the coding sequence ATGCAGGATTTGGCCGGGAAAGTCGCGGTGATCACCGGCGGCGCCAGCGGCATCGGCCTCGCCACGGCGCGGCGCTTCGCCCGTGAGGGCTTGAAGATCGTGATCGCCGACATCGAGCAGGCGCCGCTCGACGCCGCGGCACGTGGCCTTGAGGCGGCCGGCGCCGAGGCTCTTGGCGTGCGGACCGACGTCGGCAAGCTGGAAGACGTGCAGCGCCTCGCCGAGCGTACGGTTCAACGCTTCGGCAAAGTCCACGTCGTCTTCAACAACGCCGGCGTCAACCGCGCCGGGCCGATCCAGGAAATGACGCACGCCGACTGGCAGTGGGTGTTGCAGGTCAACCTCTGGGGCGTGATCCACGGCGTCGAGGTCTTCGTGCCGCGCCTGCTTGAACAGGGTGAGGGTGGGCACATTGTCAACACCGCCTCGTTCGCCGGCCTGATCCCGAACCAGGGGCTGGGCGTTTACTGCGTCTCCAAGTACGGCGTGCTCGGCCTCTCCGAGGTCCTGTTCCGCGACCTCAGCGCCTACGGCATCGGCGTCTCCGTGCTCTGCCCGATGGTCGTGAACACCAACATCCGCTTCGCCGGCCGCAACCGCCAGCCGGAGTTCGGCGGGCCCGTGGCGGCGCCGACGCGCTCCGAAGAGGAGCAGGAGGCCGTGGTCGGCCGCCACATCGAGCCGGACGAGGTGGCCGAGCTGGTGCTGAAAGGTGTGCGCGAGAACCGGCTCTACATCCATACGCACGCCGAGGCGCGCGGCTTCATCCAGCGGCGTTTCAACCGCATCGACCGTGCCTTCACCGACGCCGGGCTGGTCTGA
- a CDS encoding ABC transporter ATP-binding protein — protein MFFHGPGGGPGRQRSRPTRPAWPTMRRATALLWPHRLTMAGYLLTIIITATVGLGPPLLFRRIIDQAIPRHDGYQIDVLALAIVGLVTLGALVGVLRSFLSNLVGQDVVFDLRGTLYRHLGGMSLRWFTANRTGEVLSRINNDVGGVQSVVSDTLGAVIENAITAGSTLALMLALDWRLALFSIAPLPLFVLPARRVGEVQRGIFGETQEQLADLNAQMQETLSVSGALLVKTFGRQTDEYQRFQRTSRRIRDLNIRRAMVGRWFQMAMGLFSAIAPAVVYWYGGHRVIGGEASIGTVVAFAAFVQRLFGPISSLLNVQITVLSSLALFERIFDYLDLEHEIADKPNALPLTNVAGRLAFEHVGFSYLRGVPALRDVDFAVPPGKFAALVGPSGAGKTTIAYLVPRLYDVGSGRVTIDGLDVRDVTLESLGQAISMVNQEPFLFHSSIRENLRYARPEATDAEIEAAARAANIHEFIAGLRDGYDTVVGERGYRLSGGEKQRVAIARALLKDPAILILDEATSSVDTGTERAIQQALERLTRGRTVLAIAHRLSTILKADLILVVEAGRVVERGTHAELLARGGVYARLYEQQFALEGAIDAVPAGD, from the coding sequence ATGTTCTTCCACGGTCCCGGCGGCGGGCCGGGGCGTCAGCGATCGCGGCCCACACGCCCGGCCTGGCCGACGATGCGCCGCGCCACGGCGCTGCTCTGGCCGCACCGGCTGACGATGGCCGGCTACCTGCTCACGATCATCATCACCGCGACGGTGGGCCTCGGGCCGCCGCTGCTTTTCCGCCGCATCATCGACCAGGCGATTCCCCGGCACGACGGCTACCAGATCGACGTGCTGGCGCTGGCGATCGTCGGGCTGGTGACGCTCGGCGCCCTGGTCGGCGTGCTGCGCTCGTTCCTCAGCAACCTCGTCGGGCAGGATGTGGTCTTCGACCTGCGCGGCACGCTCTATCGCCATCTCGGCGGCATGTCGCTGCGCTGGTTCACCGCCAACCGTACGGGCGAAGTGCTCTCGCGCATCAACAACGACGTCGGCGGCGTGCAGAGCGTGGTCAGCGACACGCTCGGCGCGGTGATCGAAAACGCGATCACGGCGGGCAGCACGCTGGCGCTGATGCTGGCGCTCGACTGGCGGCTGGCGCTCTTTTCGATCGCGCCGCTGCCGCTCTTTGTGCTGCCGGCGCGGCGCGTGGGCGAGGTGCAGCGCGGCATCTTCGGCGAGACACAGGAGCAGCTCGCCGACCTCAACGCGCAGATGCAGGAGACGCTTTCGGTCAGCGGCGCCCTGCTGGTGAAGACGTTCGGCCGCCAGACCGACGAGTACCAGCGCTTCCAGCGCACCTCGCGCCGAATCCGCGACCTCAACATCCGCCGGGCGATGGTCGGCCGCTGGTTCCAGATGGCGATGGGCCTCTTCTCCGCGATCGCACCGGCCGTCGTCTACTGGTACGGCGGGCACCGAGTGATCGGCGGCGAGGCGTCGATCGGCACGGTTGTGGCCTTCGCGGCCTTCGTGCAGCGGCTGTTCGGGCCGATCTCCTCGCTGCTCAACGTGCAGATCACGGTGCTCAGCTCGCTGGCGCTGTTCGAGCGCATCTTCGACTACCTCGACCTGGAGCACGAGATCGCGGACAAGCCCAATGCCCTGCCGCTGACGAACGTCGCCGGACGGCTGGCGTTCGAGCATGTCGGTTTCTCATATCTGCGCGGCGTGCCGGCGCTGCGCGACGTGGACTTTGCCGTGCCGCCGGGGAAGTTCGCGGCGCTGGTCGGCCCCAGCGGCGCGGGCAAAACGACGATCGCTTACCTGGTGCCGCGCCTTTACGACGTGGGCAGCGGCCGTGTGACGATCGACGGTCTCGACGTGCGCGATGTGACGCTGGAATCGCTGGGCCAGGCGATCAGCATGGTCAACCAGGAGCCGTTCCTCTTCCACTCGTCCATCCGCGAGAACCTGCGCTACGCCCGCCCCGAGGCGACCGATGCGGAGATCGAGGCGGCGGCGCGGGCGGCGAACATCCACGAGTTCATCGCCGGCCTGCGCGACGGCTACGACACCGTCGTCGGCGAGCGCGGCTACCGCCTCTCCGGCGGGGAGAAGCAGCGGGTGGCGATCGCGCGGGCGCTGCTCAAAGACCCGGCGATCCTGATCCTGGACGAGGCGACCTCCAGCGTGGACACGGGCACGGAGCGGGCGATTCAGCAGGCGCTTGAGCGGCTGACGCGCGGCCGCACGGTGCTGGCGATCGCACACCGCCTCTCCACGATCCTCAAGGCCGACCTGATCCTGGTGGTGGAAGCCGGCCGCGTGGTGGAACGCGGCACACACGCCGAGTTGCTGGCCCGCGGCGGCGTCTACGCGCGGCTCTACGAGCAGCAGTTCGCGCTCGAGGGCGCGATCGACGCGGTGCCGGCAGGGGACTGA
- a CDS encoding DUF5678 domain-containing protein, whose amino-acid sequence MTKRTVAPPVVLSPLDRERAFWRMHREELTARYPDQFVAVRRATGEIVAVAPHLADVWEAARQLGFDQGDVWARKMITKPLMLIL is encoded by the coding sequence ATGACGAAACGAACAGTAGCACCTCCTGTGGTGCTGTCGCCGCTGGACCGGGAGCGCGCCTTCTGGCGAATGCACCGCGAGGAGCTGACGGCACGATACCCGGATCAATTTGTCGCCGTGCGACGAGCGACGGGTGAAATCGTCGCCGTCGCGCCGCACCTTGCTGACGTGTGGGAGGCCGCCCGGCAGCTGGGCTTCGATCAAGGCGACGTGTGGGCAAGGAAAATGATCACCAAGCCCCTGATGTTGATCCTGTGA
- a CDS encoding group 1 truncated hemoglobin has protein sequence MRHDTSIYDAIGGQPAVLAAVEEFYRRVLADPALAPFFAEIPMQRLKGHQAAFFAMALGGPDRYKGRSMREAHAGRDIIDSDFDRVAQHLTDTLESLEVDQETIGQIIGHVALLRSEVVDAETEEPAA, from the coding sequence ATGCGGCACGATACTTCGATCTACGACGCGATCGGCGGGCAGCCGGCGGTGCTGGCCGCGGTGGAAGAGTTCTACCGGCGCGTGCTGGCCGATCCGGCGCTCGCCCCCTTCTTCGCAGAGATCCCCATGCAGCGGCTGAAGGGACATCAGGCCGCCTTCTTCGCTATGGCGCTGGGCGGACCGGACCGCTACAAGGGCAGATCCATGCGCGAGGCGCATGCCGGCCGCGACATTATCGACAGCGATTTCGACCGCGTCGCGCAGCACCTCACCGACACGCTCGAATCGCTCGAAGTCGACCAGGAAACGATCGGTCAGATCATCGGCCACGTCGCGCTACTGCGCAGCGAGGTGGTCGACGCGGAGACGGAGGAGCCGGCGGCGTAA
- a CDS encoding LLM class flavin-dependent oxidoreductase translates to MLSVLDQSPIRRGGTPRDAINETLRLAEVCDRLGYRRYWLAEHHNSGGLACASPEVLIPMVAARTQQIRVGSGGVMLSHYSPLKVAETFRMLEALHPGRIDLGIGRAPGSDGRTARALAHGPGALGIEHYPEQLADLYGFLTDDFPRNHPFHGIHAMPAGPEMPEIWLLGSTAESASLAAHFGWAFSFAQFISPEGGEGMIRAYKRHFKPSPLLAEPRASIGVSVTCADTEEEAERLCWSRWYWRATALGGGRGGVPPVEEALAYSYTEQEREYIEYMRRLSIHGTPEQVKARLLALGEAYGVDEFVVVTITHDFAARVHSYELLAEAFGLSAPVPPSPFPQS, encoded by the coding sequence ATGCTCAGCGTGCTCGACCAGTCTCCCATACGCCGCGGCGGCACGCCGCGGGACGCGATCAACGAAACGCTGCGCCTGGCCGAGGTCTGTGACCGACTCGGTTATCGGCGCTATTGGCTGGCCGAGCACCACAACTCTGGCGGCCTCGCCTGCGCCAGCCCCGAAGTGCTGATCCCGATGGTGGCGGCGCGTACGCAACAGATCCGCGTCGGCTCCGGCGGCGTGATGCTCAGCCACTACAGCCCGCTGAAAGTGGCCGAGACCTTCCGCATGTTAGAAGCGCTGCATCCGGGACGCATCGACCTGGGTATCGGCCGGGCGCCGGGGAGTGACGGCCGCACGGCGCGGGCGCTGGCGCACGGCCCCGGCGCCCTCGGCATCGAGCACTATCCGGAACAGCTCGCCGACCTCTACGGCTTTCTCACCGACGACTTCCCGCGCAACCACCCCTTCCACGGCATCCACGCCATGCCCGCCGGACCAGAGATGCCCGAGATCTGGCTGCTCGGCTCGACGGCGGAGAGCGCCAGCCTGGCGGCGCACTTCGGCTGGGCCTTCTCCTTCGCGCAGTTCATCTCGCCGGAGGGCGGCGAGGGCATGATCAGAGCATACAAGCGCCACTTCAAGCCTTCGCCGCTGCTGGCCGAGCCGCGGGCGAGCATCGGCGTCTCCGTCACCTGCGCCGATACCGAAGAAGAGGCGGAACGGCTCTGCTGGAGCCGCTGGTACTGGCGGGCGACGGCGCTGGGCGGCGGGCGCGGCGGCGTGCCGCCGGTGGAAGAGGCGCTGGCATATTCCTACACCGAGCAGGAGCGCGAGTACATCGAGTACATGCGCCGTCTCTCGATCCACGGCACGCCAGAGCAGGTGAAGGCGCGCCTGCTGGCGCTGGGCGAAGCGTACGGCGTGGACGAGTTCGTCGTCGTCACGATCACCCACGACTTCGCCGCCCGCGTGCACAGCTACGAGCTGCTGGCCGAGGCGTTCGGGCTGTCGGCTCCCGTTCCCCCGTCCCCTTTCCCCCAATCCTGA
- the add gene encoding adenosine deaminase: MSAESYIRGLPKAELHVHLEGSMQPETLLKLARLHGVALPADDVAGLREWFRFSDFRHFLQIYSAICDSLKERDDFELLTWQLGEELARQHVRYAEVTYSVVPHTRRGVPFDQSFAGLCRGRERVRRVLGVEIRWIFDLMHNSSRSDWRDACEQTLACAIEGQREGVVALGLAGDERDGPTATFAPWFERARAAGLHAVPHAGELCGPESVWQAIDALGAERIGHGVRAAEDPALPAVLKERGIALEVCPTSNVCLNVCDGYGGHALPALLAAGVPLSIGSDDPPLFNTTLTDELLLLRAQFGLDLDTIDELVLNSVRHSFLPAPRRRELEEGFRTEMLALKAEHLT; encoded by the coding sequence GTGAGCGCCGAGTCCTACATCCGCGGCCTGCCCAAGGCCGAGCTGCACGTTCATCTGGAAGGCTCGATGCAGCCGGAGACGCTGCTGAAGCTGGCGCGCCTGCACGGTGTGGCGCTGCCCGCGGACGACGTGGCCGGCCTGCGCGAGTGGTTCCGGTTCAGCGACTTCCGCCACTTCCTGCAGATCTACAGCGCGATCTGCGACTCGCTGAAGGAGCGCGACGATTTCGAGCTGCTGACCTGGCAGCTCGGCGAAGAGCTGGCGCGGCAGCACGTACGCTACGCCGAGGTGACCTACTCGGTGGTGCCGCACACGCGGCGCGGCGTGCCATTCGACCAGAGCTTCGCCGGTCTCTGCCGTGGCCGGGAGCGGGTGCGCAGGGTGCTTGGCGTCGAGATCCGGTGGATCTTCGACCTGATGCACAACTCCAGCCGGTCCGACTGGCGCGATGCCTGTGAGCAGACGCTGGCGTGCGCGATCGAGGGACAGCGCGAGGGTGTAGTGGCGCTCGGCCTCGCCGGCGACGAACGCGACGGCCCGACCGCGACGTTTGCGCCCTGGTTCGAGCGGGCGCGGGCGGCGGGCCTGCACGCCGTGCCGCACGCCGGCGAGCTGTGCGGACCGGAAAGCGTCTGGCAGGCGATCGATGCATTGGGCGCCGAGCGCATTGGCCACGGCGTGCGCGCCGCCGAAGACCCGGCGCTGCCGGCCGTGCTGAAGGAGCGAGGCATCGCGCTGGAAGTCTGCCCAACGAGCAACGTCTGCCTGAACGTCTGCGACGGCTACGGCGGTCACGCACTGCCGGCGCTGCTCGCGGCCGGCGTGCCGCTCAGCATCGGCAGCGACGACCCGCCGCTGTTCAACACCACGCTCACAGACGAGCTGCTGCTTTTGCGTGCGCAATTCGGCCTCGACCTCGACACAATCGACGAGCTTGTACTCAACTCCGTGCGCCACAGCTTCCTGCCGGCGCCGCGCCGGCGCGAACTTGAGGAAGGGTTTCGGACGGAGATGCTTGCGCTGAAGGCTGAACACCTCACCTGA
- a CDS encoding LuxR C-terminal-related transcriptional regulator yields the protein MVAARYSSRLLERELELDRLRRAWREVRAGHGSAWLVCAEAGGGKTRLVHELLRESGARALWGAAEPVAPPEPYLALKRALPGFEPAATREGSIANVMAQFEQVGARGPLLCVLDDLHFADEGTIAVLVRLCLESRERPWLIVAMLRPAEGSAALQLAVTETVAQGRAQRLDLAPLSREAVAMLVTAVRARGDAEIDADSIYRDSGGNPWFAETLARGNSAIAAARDRLLLRLDRLENATPGACAALAALAPAARPLPHAVAADVCGGDRPGLRRVFLGLRDAGVLIEEPLGWAFRHELLRRSLLDGMIAADRRDAHRALAEALERREAGAPELAMHYAAAGDRRAVDWALRAAREAGAVDAHAEALAQLQRALAFDLETEQRRAALRAAAMEAFRLGRFVEAQRLNEEGIALPGGDPETISLLHQRAANAARLHGHLPAAGSHMNAAEQVLADRPVSFQKANVAVARALQYTVQVSPDQAIDAIERALTMARELTDPAQALRIDSEARAYLVLTLLDRGDPAAYRSFRQLLSVPAGGRNYASDMVIARINTFAGSVFSLFHAEAERLREELLDGIRRHELGWLPWADPHRVLELVQLGRYTAARELARTLTPPQPGSLEGSTLLCANIIAEARAGSLERARALLNTAERNDAYRHQALLGLAELDLALVEPDAAAAGLAQRVYEEADRRRHARVAGVAAVAQALSAGEAPSRPPWLADDSPLGVFWEWAAGIVGQDAEGLRAVAGRLAAMRCPYEAALALRDAGDLAAAYKAFGELGAGNARRQTALLLRANTQRIPRRTRAAVADDGLTPTEREVCRLVAAGANNRAIADDLGISVRTVESHLARIYPKTGQRGRVALAVWWREHDGAGRDDN from the coding sequence ATGGTGGCAGCACGGTACTCCTCGCGGCTGCTGGAGCGCGAACTGGAGCTCGATCGCCTGCGCCGAGCTTGGCGCGAGGTGCGGGCCGGGCACGGATCGGCGTGGCTGGTTTGTGCCGAGGCGGGCGGCGGCAAAACGCGCCTGGTGCACGAACTCCTCCGCGAGAGCGGCGCGCGGGCGCTGTGGGGAGCCGCTGAACCCGTCGCCCCGCCTGAGCCATACCTGGCGCTGAAGCGCGCCCTGCCCGGCTTCGAGCCAGCGGCCACGCGCGAAGGTTCGATTGCGAACGTCATGGCGCAGTTTGAGCAGGTAGGTGCGCGGGGGCCGCTGCTGTGTGTGCTGGACGACCTGCACTTCGCCGACGAAGGCACCATCGCCGTACTCGTGCGCCTCTGCCTGGAGAGCCGCGAGCGTCCCTGGCTGATCGTTGCCATGTTGCGGCCCGCGGAGGGTTCTGCTGCCCTGCAGCTTGCCGTGACCGAAACGGTGGCGCAGGGCCGGGCTCAGCGGCTTGACCTGGCGCCGCTGTCCCGTGAGGCAGTGGCCATGCTGGTCACCGCCGTGCGCGCCCGGGGCGATGCCGAGATCGACGCCGACAGCATCTACCGTGACAGCGGCGGCAATCCCTGGTTCGCCGAAACGCTGGCGCGCGGCAACAGCGCCATCGCCGCCGCGCGCGACCGCCTGCTGCTGCGCTTGGACCGGCTGGAGAACGCGACTCCTGGCGCCTGCGCCGCCCTCGCCGCCCTTGCGCCGGCTGCCCGCCCGCTTCCCCATGCCGTCGCCGCCGACGTCTGCGGCGGCGACCGGCCGGGGCTGCGCCGCGTCTTCCTCGGCCTGCGCGACGCCGGAGTTTTGATCGAAGAGCCGCTCGGCTGGGCCTTCCGGCACGAGTTGCTGCGCCGCTCGCTGCTCGACGGGATGATCGCCGCGGACCGCCGCGACGCCCACCGCGCCCTGGCCGAGGCGTTGGAACGGCGCGAGGCCGGCGCGCCCGAGCTGGCGATGCACTACGCGGCCGCCGGCGATCGGCGCGCCGTGGACTGGGCGCTGCGCGCCGCGCGCGAGGCCGGCGCCGTGGACGCGCACGCGGAGGCGCTCGCCCAGCTTCAGCGGGCGCTCGCGTTTGACCTGGAAACGGAGCAGCGCCGTGCGGCGTTGCGGGCGGCCGCCATGGAGGCCTTCCGCCTCGGCCGCTTCGTCGAGGCGCAGCGGCTCAACGAGGAAGGGATCGCCCTGCCCGGCGGCGATCCGGAGACGATCTCGCTGCTGCACCAGCGCGCGGCCAACGCGGCCCGGCTGCATGGGCACCTGCCCGCGGCCGGCAGCCACATGAACGCCGCCGAACAGGTGCTGGCCGATCGCCCCGTCAGCTTTCAGAAGGCGAACGTCGCCGTGGCGCGGGCCTTGCAGTACACGGTACAGGTCTCGCCCGACCAGGCCATCGACGCGATCGAGCGGGCGCTGACAATGGCGCGGGAGTTGACCGACCCTGCCCAGGCGCTGCGCATCGACTCCGAGGCGCGTGCCTACCTCGTGCTCACCCTGCTGGACCGCGGAGACCCGGCCGCCTACCGCAGCTTCCGGCAGTTGCTCAGCGTGCCGGCCGGCGGGCGCAACTATGCCAGCGACATGGTGATCGCGCGCATCAACACCTTCGCCGGCTCGGTGTTCTCGCTCTTCCATGCCGAGGCCGAGCGCCTGCGCGAGGAGCTGCTCGACGGCATCCGCCGGCACGAGCTGGGCTGGCTGCCCTGGGCCGACCCGCACCGTGTGCTGGAACTGGTGCAGCTCGGCCGTTACACCGCGGCGCGCGAGCTCGCGCGAACGCTGACGCCGCCGCAGCCCGGCTCACTGGAAGGCAGCACCCTGCTTTGCGCGAACATCATCGCTGAGGCCCGAGCCGGGTCGCTTGAGCGGGCCAGGGCGCTGCTGAACACCGCCGAGCGAAACGACGCCTATCGGCACCAGGCGCTGCTCGGACTGGCCGAGCTCGACCTGGCGCTGGTCGAGCCGGACGCTGCCGCGGCCGGGCTGGCGCAGCGCGTCTACGAAGAGGCCGATCGCCGCCGGCATGCGCGGGTCGCCGGCGTGGCCGCGGTCGCGCAGGCGCTCAGCGCGGGAGAAGCGCCGTCTCGCCCGCCGTGGCTCGCAGACGATTCGCCGCTGGGCGTTTTCTGGGAGTGGGCCGCCGGCATCGTCGGCCAGGATGCCGAGGGGCTGCGCGCCGTCGCCGGGCGGCTTGCGGCCATGCGCTGCCCATACGAAGCGGCGCTGGCGCTGCGCGACGCCGGCGACCTCGCGGCGGCCTACAAGGCGTTTGGCGAGCTGGGCGCCGGCAACGCCCGCCGCCAGACGGCGCTGCTGCTGCGCGCCAACACCCAGCGGATTCCGCGCCGCACGCGCGCGGCGGTGGCCGACGATGGCCTCACGCCGACCGAGCGCGAGGTCTGCCGCCTCGTCGCCGCGGGCGCCAACAACCGTGCGATCGCCGACGACCTCGGCATCAGCGTACGCACCGTCGAAAGCCATCTCGCCCGCATCTACCCCAAGACCGGACAGCGCGGCCGCGTGGCCCTTGCCGTCTGGTGGCGCGAACACGACGGCGCCGGCCGCGACGACAACTGA
- a CDS encoding hydroxymethylglutaryl-CoA lyase: MKLPKTVEVCEVGMRDGLQIEPGFVSTEEKIAIVDRLSGTGLKRIQVTSFVSPKAVPQLRDAADVFAGIRRAPGVVYSALVPNERGAQRAVEAGVDELDTVLSASDTHNLANVNMTTAESLDRMAAVAEIAWRAGVPVVAGIATSFGCPFEGAVPLERLEWVVRGLVDLGAKGVCLADTTGMANPRQVQQTFAYLTPKFPGIEWHLHMHDTRAMGIPGVLAAMETGVTHFDASFGGLGGCPFAPGASGNVCTEDLVHCLEAMGVQTGVDLEKLVETATRGERVLGHPLRGQIIKAGPSSRRYEPPAGVRERLAAR; this comes from the coding sequence ATGAAGCTGCCGAAAACGGTCGAGGTTTGCGAGGTGGGGATGCGCGACGGCTTGCAGATCGAGCCGGGCTTCGTCTCGACCGAAGAGAAGATCGCGATCGTCGACCGGCTGAGCGGCACGGGACTGAAGCGGATTCAGGTCACGTCGTTCGTGAGTCCGAAGGCGGTGCCGCAGCTGCGCGACGCGGCCGACGTGTTTGCCGGCATCCGCCGCGCCCCGGGCGTCGTCTACTCGGCGCTGGTGCCGAACGAGCGCGGCGCTCAGCGCGCCGTCGAGGCCGGCGTGGACGAGCTGGACACCGTGCTCTCCGCCAGCGACACGCACAACCTGGCCAACGTCAACATGACCACCGCCGAATCGCTGGACCGCATGGCAGCCGTGGCCGAGATCGCGTGGCGGGCCGGCGTGCCGGTCGTGGCCGGCATCGCCACGTCGTTCGGCTGTCCGTTCGAGGGCGCGGTGCCGCTGGAACGGCTGGAGTGGGTGGTGCGCGGGCTGGTCGATCTGGGCGCGAAGGGCGTCTGCCTGGCCGACACGACCGGCATGGCCAACCCGCGGCAGGTGCAGCAGACGTTCGCCTATCTCACGCCGAAGTTCCCAGGCATCGAATGGCACCTGCACATGCACGACACGCGGGCGATGGGCATTCCCGGCGTGCTGGCGGCGATGGAGACCGGCGTCACGCACTTCGACGCCTCGTTTGGCGGGCTGGGCGGTTGCCCCTTTGCGCCGGGCGCCTCGGGCAACGTCTGCACCGAGGACCTGGTGCACTGCCTGGAGGCGATGGGCGTGCAAACGGGCGTGGACCTCGAAAAGTTGGTGGAGACGGCGACGCGTGGCGAGCGGGTGCTCGGCCACCCGCTGCGCGGCCAGATCATCAAGGCCGGCCCCAGCTCGCGGCGCTACGAGCCGCCCGCGGGCGTGCGCGAGCGGCTGGCCGCGCGGTGA